The Diospyros lotus cultivar Yz01 chromosome 15, ASM1463336v1, whole genome shotgun sequence genome has a window encoding:
- the LOC127791576 gene encoding uncharacterized protein LOC127791576, translating to MVDQVLLRHWTHRIEARGNPQEEDVVVFLNAMEEIIDDYADLYGEAMEEEVEEEATTVEPKEEEDVIDFSIDEDSHEYIEGPPVESDEDIEREDEDEDMSIYTWAGFKKEFNDKYFPKSWKEERIWEFMWLKQTDEMFQVLSGWDIDSYKEALHRDLTIERNLTRVKIIKSEEGSKGGKLGCAMTQPKDEGKCSRCKKKHPRKRCVVRCYGCGEEGHIGRNCQKNKGTPQVGYQGKIVCYNCGQLGHISRECLKR from the exons ATGGTGGATCAAGTGCTATTGAGACACTGGACGCATAGGATCGAAGCTCGTGGAAACCCACAAGAGGAAGACGTGGTCGTGTTTCTGAATGCAATGGAGGAAATAATAGATGAT TATGCAGATCTATATGGAGAAGCTATGGAGGAGGAAGTTGAGGAAGAAGCCACTACTGTAGAACCTAAAGAAGAAGAGGACGTCATCGACTTTAGTATTGACGAGGACTCCCATGAGTATATAGAAGGACCCCCGGTCGAGTCAGACGAGGACATTG AACGCGAAGACGAAGATGAGGATATGTCAATCTACACTTGGGCAGGATTCAAGAAAGAGTTTAACGACAAGTACTTCCCTAAGAGCTGGAAGGAGGAAAGAATCTGGGAGTTTATGTGGCTCAAGCAGACTGATGAAATGTTC CAAGTTCTGAGTGGGTGGGACATTGATTCCTATAAAGAAGCATTGCACCGAGATCTAACCATTGAGAGAAACTTGACACGGGTAAAAATAATCAAGTCTGAGGAAGGGAGCAAGGGTGGTAAGCTAGGATGTGCAATGACTCAACCTAAGGATGAGGGGAAATGCTCTCGATGTAAGAAGAAACACCCTAGGAAGAGATGCGTTGTAAGATGCTATGGATGCGGTGAAGAAGGTCACATCGGGAGAAACTGCCAGAAGAATAAGGGAACGCCCCAAGTTGGGTACCAGGGAAAGATTGTGTGCTACAATTGCGGGCAACTGGGGCATATCTCGAGAGAATGCCTAAAGAGGTAG